Proteins co-encoded in one Brassica oleracea var. oleracea cultivar TO1000 chromosome C4, BOL, whole genome shotgun sequence genomic window:
- the LOC106342306 gene encoding ATP-dependent helicase rhp16-like isoform X1: MGEEGSVFAVGDGFPPDDFEFEDDDEDLTIDIETIYRILDEKPDSAEGSQDNSSPAADELKNSHSQNGTQMVDWLPSRDSFNFTFDDHVKVDPGLSPSPARTCSASLKDWFPVSQDGHPVETCGVAHSEMTSSVSSGSMDRCNTCFSDHAGNVSFHPVNSNVDTLSKQDDMITDSKLASCSPTTFFEEVPGYGAAHNSSTMSGFCSESNTLSDGTDNCLSSAPNCYNTSASSSEHAPNFVQNFAFQFFPNKEEAVNDADSGVSECQSDDASRMVFDRHGRVDNRSLDRKPAVDFSSERGISFKYESNPSFSLPCGKPYNSFDSHLADYDVDRPGNCSSSFQGNKAARVKVKPEAESEKVVYGSVRKEESIMDPVYAPGETSHWWSGASGCSVSYQTDIEEGFAFTAHQTSFPSQDSGNSNKFYDSNACLQYVAADPSPATQINGYLSSPTQQGTHEHIQPRSSDYNFLNGSFESVQIVSSEYISDSDDDSDVCIIETNGQSANPYRPLAMKSPVVSSQYSSSAHTFNQPGGTRLQSNKENMIYQAALQDLSLPNAEASLPDGVLAVPLMRHQRIALSWMANKETTCFPCSGGILADDQGLGKTISTIALILKERSTPSRVCEESIKKEFFDLESEGGECASSKPNGRSEEVVGNSVGKVKGRPAAGTLVVCPTSVMRQWGDELCKKVTSEANLSVLVYHGPSRTKDPHELAKYDVVVTTYSIVSMEVPKQPLVDDEDEEKDDVHNGEGAAAGLCPNKKRKYPPDSQKKGSKKKKRLDHASVEAQSGPLAKVSWFRVVLDEAQSIKNHKTQVARACWGLRAKRRWCLSGTPIQNSIDDLYSYFRFLRYDPYSSYVLFCNSIKNPVAKTPVKGYQKLQAILKTVMLRRTKGSLIDGKPIVSLPPKSIELRKVEFTEEERDFYSNLEHTSRDQFQEYKEAGTVKQNYVNILLMLLRLRQACDHPLLVKGEYNFTWESSLGLAKKENLSEASLQICGICNDSPEDAVVSVCGHVFCKQCFYECLTGDTNLCPNENCNARLAAVPSMHDSATSVQVETVVPCSEGLPYESSKIKAALEILQSLARPQDSTDMNQISQKSEKAICFSQWTKMLDLLEASLIRSRIQYRRLDGTMSVAARDKAVQDFNTLPEVTVMIMSLKAASLGLNMVAACHVLMLDLWWNPTTEDQAIDRAHRIGQTRPVTVVRFTVKDTVEDRILALQQKKRMMVASAFGEDEKGSRQSHLTVEDLNYLFMAD, encoded by the exons ATGGGCGAGGAGGGTTCAGTGTTTGCCGTGGGCGATGGATTTCCTCCTGATGATTTTGAATTTGAAGACGACGACGAGGATCTCACTATTGACATCGAAACGATTTATCGGATCCTAGATGAGAAGCCCGATTCTGCTGAG GGTAGCCAAGATAATTCATCTCCAGCTGCTGACGAGCTCAAGAATTCACACTCGCAAAATG GAACTCAGATGGTTGACTGGTTACCTTCTCGGGATTCATTTAACTTCACATTTGATGACCATGTGAAAGTTGACCCTGGCCTTAGTCCTTCACCTGCTCGTACTTGCTCTGCAAGTCTTAAAGATTGGTTTCCGGTGAGCCAGGATGGGCATCCTGTCGAAACATGCGGAGTAGCTCATTCTGAGATGACTAGTAGTGTATCGTCTGGTTCCATGGACAGATGCAATACTTGTTTCTCTGACCATGCTGGCAACGTCTCCTTCCATCCCGTGAACTCTAACGTTGACACTTTATCCAAGCAGGATGACATGATAACTGATTCCAAAT TGGCGTCGTGCAGCCCCACAACTTTTTTCGAGGAAGTTCCTGGATATGGAGCTGCTCATAATTCATCCACCATGTCTGGTTTTTGTTCTGAGTCCAATACTCTCAGCGACGGTACGGATAACTGTCTCTCTTCTGCACCAAATTGCTACAACACAAGTGCATCGTCATCAGAACATGCCCCCAATTTTGTCCAGAATTTTGCGTTTCAGTTCTTTCCCAATAAAGAAGAAGCTGTAAATGATGCTGATAGTGGAGTGAGTGAGTGTCAGTCGGATGATGCCAGCCGGATGGTTTTTGATAGACACGGGAGAGTAGATAACAGATCTTTAGACAGGAAACCTGCGGTTGATTTCTCCAGTGAAAGAGGGATCAGTTTCAAGTATGAAAGTAATCCTTCATTTTCTCTTCCCTGTGGCAAACCTTACAATAGTTTTGACAGTCACTTAGCTGATTATGACGTTGACCGGCCTGGTAATTGTTCAAGCAGTTTTCAGGGTAATAAAGCTGCCCGTGTGAAGGTTAAGCCAGAGGCTGAATCAGAGAAAGTGGTTTACGGTTCAGTTCGGAAGGAAGAAAGTATTATGGACCCTGTTTATGCACCTGGGGAAACCAGCCATTGGTGGTCTGGTGCATCTGGCTGTTCAGTGTCCTATCAAACAGATATTGAAGAAGGATTCGCATTTACGGCACATCAAACTAGTTTCCCTAGTCAAGACAGTGGCAATTCCAATAAATTTTATGATTCAAATGCATGTTTGCAATATGTTGCAGCAGATCCGAGCCCAGCGACACAGATCAATGGGTATTTAAGCTCTCCGACACAACAAGGAACCCATGAACATATTCAACCAAGGAGCAGTGATTATAATTTCTTAAATGGAAGCTTTGAATCAGTTCAAATTGTTTCTTCAGAATATATATCTGACAGTGATGATGATTCTGACGTCTGCATAATAGAAACTAATGGTCAATCTGCAAACCCATATCGACCTCTAGCTATGAAAAGTCCGGTGGTTTCTTCACAATATTCTTCTAGTGCTCATACTTTTAATCAACCTGGAGGCACGAGGCTCCAGTCCAACAAAGAAAATATGATCTATCAAGCTGCATTGCAG GATCTCTCTCTGCCTAATGCTGAAGCAAGTCTTCCTGATGGTGTCTTGGCAGTTCCGCTTATGAGACATCAG CGAATTGCATTGTCATGGATGGCCAATAAGGAGACAACTTGCTTCCCCTGTTCGGGAGGAATTCTTGCAGATGATCAG GGACTTGGGAAGACAATTTCCACCATAGCACTCATACTAAAGGAACGGTCTACACCTTCCCGAGTATGTGAAGAGAGTATCAAGAAAGAATTTTTTGACTTAGAAAGCGAGGGTGGGGAATGTGCGTCCTCAAAACCCAATGGAAGGAGCGAGGAAGTTGTTGGAAATAGTGTGGGTAAGGTGAAGGGAAGGCCAGCTGCTGGAACGCTTGTTGTCTGTCCCACTAGTGTTATGCGTCAGTGGGGTGATGAATTATGCAAGAAGGTAACTAGTGAAGCGAATCTCTCTGTACTTGTATACCATGGGCCCAGCAGAACAAAGGATCCTCATGAGTTGGCTAAATATGATGTTGTGGTTACTACATATTCTATCGTGAGCATGGAAGTGCCAAAGCAGCCTCTTGTTGATGATGAGGATGAAGAGAAGGATGATGTACATAATGGTGAAGGTGCAGCTGCTGGCCTTTGCCCAAACAAGAAAAGGAAATATCCTCCCGATTCTCAAAAGAAGGGCTCCAAGAAGAAGAAACGGCTTGATCACGCATCGGTTGAGGCTCAGTCGGGCCCTCTTGCGAAAGTTTCCTGGTTCAGAGTTGTTCTGGATGAGGCACAGAGCATTAAGAATCACAAGACCCAAGTTGCAAGAGCATGCTGGGGCCTTCGTGCCAAACGGAGGTGGTGTCTGTCTGGTACTCCAATCCAGAATTCAATCGATGATCTCTACAGCTACTTCCGGTTTCTCAGATATGATCCTTATTCTTCCTACGTTTTGTTCTGTAACTCAATTAAGAACCCTGTAGCTAAGACCCCGGTGAAAGGATATCAGAAGCTGCAGGCTATCCTTAAAACAGTGATGCTTCGCCGAACTAAAG GTTCGCTTATTGACGGGAAACCCATAGTCTCTTTACCTCCGAAGTCCATTGAGTTGAGAAAAGTTGAATTCACTGAGGAGGAACGTGATTTCTACTCCAACTTAGAGCACACATCTCGTGATCAATTCCAG GAATATAAAGAAGCCGGGACAGTAAAGCAAAATTATGTAAATATTTTGTTGATGCTCTTGCGTCTTCGCCAAGCTTGTGATCACCCTCTTCTCGTGAAAGGTGAATACAATTTTACTTGGGAATCCTCGCTCGGATTAGCTAAGAAGGAGAATTTATCAGAAGCTTCGTTGCAAATTTGTGGTATCTGCAAT GATTCACCTGAGGATGCTGTTGTGTCAGTCTGTGGTCACGTTTTCTGTAAGCAGTGCTTTTATGAGTGCCTTACGGGCGATACTAATCTATGCCCGAATGAAAACTGCAATGCCAGACTTGCTGCTGTGCCTTCCATGCATGATAGTGCCACTTCAGTTCAAGTCGAGACAGTTGTCCCTTGTTCCGAAGGTCTTCCATATGAGTCATCTAAAATCAAGGCTGCTCTGGAGATCTTACAGTCACTTGCCAGACCGCAGGATTCGACAGATATGAATCAGATCTCTCAAAAATCAGAAAAGGCCATTTGTTTTTCTCAGTGGACAAAGATGCTGGACCTACTTGAAGCTTCTCTTATAAGATCGCGTATTCAGTATAGAAGGCTCGATGGAACAATGTCAGTTGCTGCTCGAGATAAAGCAGTGCAGGATTTCAACACTCTCCCTGAG GTTACTGTAATGATCATGTCACTCAAGGCTGCTAGTCTCGGACTTAACATGGTAGCAGCGTGTCATGTTCTAATGCTAGACTTGTGGTGGAACCCAACAACCGAGGATCAGGCTATCGATAGAGCACATCGCATAGGACAGACAAGACCAGTAACAGTGGTTCGATTCACAGTAAAAGACACAGTCGAAGATCGAATATTAGCCCTTCAG CAAAAGAAGAGAATGATGGTAGCCTCTGCATTTGGTGAAGATGAAAAGGGAAGCAGACAGTCTCATCTCACCGTGGAGGACTTGAACTATCTGTTTATGGCAGATTAA
- the LOC106342306 gene encoding ATP-dependent helicase rhp16-like isoform X2, whose translation MELLIIHPPCLVFVLSPILSATFFPNKEEAVNDADSGVSECQSDDASRMVFDRHGRVDNRSLDRKPAVDFSSERGISFKYESNPSFSLPCGKPYNSFDSHLADYDVDRPGNCSSSFQGNKAARVKVKPEAESEKVVYGSVRKEESIMDPVYAPGETSHWWSGASGCSVSYQTDIEEGFAFTAHQTSFPSQDSGNSNKFYDSNACLQYVAADPSPATQINGYLSSPTQQGTHEHIQPRSSDYNFLNGSFESVQIVSSEYISDSDDDSDVCIIETNGQSANPYRPLAMKSPVVSSQYSSSAHTFNQPGGTRLQSNKENMIYQAALQDLSLPNAEASLPDGVLAVPLMRHQRIALSWMANKETTCFPCSGGILADDQGLGKTISTIALILKERSTPSRVCEESIKKEFFDLESEGGECASSKPNGRSEEVVGNSVGKVKGRPAAGTLVVCPTSVMRQWGDELCKKVTSEANLSVLVYHGPSRTKDPHELAKYDVVVTTYSIVSMEVPKQPLVDDEDEEKDDVHNGEGAAAGLCPNKKRKYPPDSQKKGSKKKKRLDHASVEAQSGPLAKVSWFRVVLDEAQSIKNHKTQVARACWGLRAKRRWCLSGTPIQNSIDDLYSYFRFLRYDPYSSYVLFCNSIKNPVAKTPVKGYQKLQAILKTVMLRRTKGSLIDGKPIVSLPPKSIELRKVEFTEEERDFYSNLEHTSRDQFQEYKEAGTVKQNYVNILLMLLRLRQACDHPLLVKGEYNFTWESSLGLAKKENLSEASLQICGICNDSPEDAVVSVCGHVFCKQCFYECLTGDTNLCPNENCNARLAAVPSMHDSATSVQVETVVPCSEGLPYESSKIKAALEILQSLARPQDSTDMNQISQKSEKAICFSQWTKMLDLLEASLIRSRIQYRRLDGTMSVAARDKAVQDFNTLPEVTVMIMSLKAASLGLNMVAACHVLMLDLWWNPTTEDQAIDRAHRIGQTRPVTVVRFTVKDTVEDRILALQQKKRMMVASAFGEDEKGSRQSHLTVEDLNYLFMAD comes from the exons ATGGAGCTGCTCATAATTCATCCACCATGTCTGGTTTTTGTTCTGAGTCCAATACTCTCAGCGACG TTCTTTCCCAATAAAGAAGAAGCTGTAAATGATGCTGATAGTGGAGTGAGTGAGTGTCAGTCGGATGATGCCAGCCGGATGGTTTTTGATAGACACGGGAGAGTAGATAACAGATCTTTAGACAGGAAACCTGCGGTTGATTTCTCCAGTGAAAGAGGGATCAGTTTCAAGTATGAAAGTAATCCTTCATTTTCTCTTCCCTGTGGCAAACCTTACAATAGTTTTGACAGTCACTTAGCTGATTATGACGTTGACCGGCCTGGTAATTGTTCAAGCAGTTTTCAGGGTAATAAAGCTGCCCGTGTGAAGGTTAAGCCAGAGGCTGAATCAGAGAAAGTGGTTTACGGTTCAGTTCGGAAGGAAGAAAGTATTATGGACCCTGTTTATGCACCTGGGGAAACCAGCCATTGGTGGTCTGGTGCATCTGGCTGTTCAGTGTCCTATCAAACAGATATTGAAGAAGGATTCGCATTTACGGCACATCAAACTAGTTTCCCTAGTCAAGACAGTGGCAATTCCAATAAATTTTATGATTCAAATGCATGTTTGCAATATGTTGCAGCAGATCCGAGCCCAGCGACACAGATCAATGGGTATTTAAGCTCTCCGACACAACAAGGAACCCATGAACATATTCAACCAAGGAGCAGTGATTATAATTTCTTAAATGGAAGCTTTGAATCAGTTCAAATTGTTTCTTCAGAATATATATCTGACAGTGATGATGATTCTGACGTCTGCATAATAGAAACTAATGGTCAATCTGCAAACCCATATCGACCTCTAGCTATGAAAAGTCCGGTGGTTTCTTCACAATATTCTTCTAGTGCTCATACTTTTAATCAACCTGGAGGCACGAGGCTCCAGTCCAACAAAGAAAATATGATCTATCAAGCTGCATTGCAG GATCTCTCTCTGCCTAATGCTGAAGCAAGTCTTCCTGATGGTGTCTTGGCAGTTCCGCTTATGAGACATCAG CGAATTGCATTGTCATGGATGGCCAATAAGGAGACAACTTGCTTCCCCTGTTCGGGAGGAATTCTTGCAGATGATCAG GGACTTGGGAAGACAATTTCCACCATAGCACTCATACTAAAGGAACGGTCTACACCTTCCCGAGTATGTGAAGAGAGTATCAAGAAAGAATTTTTTGACTTAGAAAGCGAGGGTGGGGAATGTGCGTCCTCAAAACCCAATGGAAGGAGCGAGGAAGTTGTTGGAAATAGTGTGGGTAAGGTGAAGGGAAGGCCAGCTGCTGGAACGCTTGTTGTCTGTCCCACTAGTGTTATGCGTCAGTGGGGTGATGAATTATGCAAGAAGGTAACTAGTGAAGCGAATCTCTCTGTACTTGTATACCATGGGCCCAGCAGAACAAAGGATCCTCATGAGTTGGCTAAATATGATGTTGTGGTTACTACATATTCTATCGTGAGCATGGAAGTGCCAAAGCAGCCTCTTGTTGATGATGAGGATGAAGAGAAGGATGATGTACATAATGGTGAAGGTGCAGCTGCTGGCCTTTGCCCAAACAAGAAAAGGAAATATCCTCCCGATTCTCAAAAGAAGGGCTCCAAGAAGAAGAAACGGCTTGATCACGCATCGGTTGAGGCTCAGTCGGGCCCTCTTGCGAAAGTTTCCTGGTTCAGAGTTGTTCTGGATGAGGCACAGAGCATTAAGAATCACAAGACCCAAGTTGCAAGAGCATGCTGGGGCCTTCGTGCCAAACGGAGGTGGTGTCTGTCTGGTACTCCAATCCAGAATTCAATCGATGATCTCTACAGCTACTTCCGGTTTCTCAGATATGATCCTTATTCTTCCTACGTTTTGTTCTGTAACTCAATTAAGAACCCTGTAGCTAAGACCCCGGTGAAAGGATATCAGAAGCTGCAGGCTATCCTTAAAACAGTGATGCTTCGCCGAACTAAAG GTTCGCTTATTGACGGGAAACCCATAGTCTCTTTACCTCCGAAGTCCATTGAGTTGAGAAAAGTTGAATTCACTGAGGAGGAACGTGATTTCTACTCCAACTTAGAGCACACATCTCGTGATCAATTCCAG GAATATAAAGAAGCCGGGACAGTAAAGCAAAATTATGTAAATATTTTGTTGATGCTCTTGCGTCTTCGCCAAGCTTGTGATCACCCTCTTCTCGTGAAAGGTGAATACAATTTTACTTGGGAATCCTCGCTCGGATTAGCTAAGAAGGAGAATTTATCAGAAGCTTCGTTGCAAATTTGTGGTATCTGCAAT GATTCACCTGAGGATGCTGTTGTGTCAGTCTGTGGTCACGTTTTCTGTAAGCAGTGCTTTTATGAGTGCCTTACGGGCGATACTAATCTATGCCCGAATGAAAACTGCAATGCCAGACTTGCTGCTGTGCCTTCCATGCATGATAGTGCCACTTCAGTTCAAGTCGAGACAGTTGTCCCTTGTTCCGAAGGTCTTCCATATGAGTCATCTAAAATCAAGGCTGCTCTGGAGATCTTACAGTCACTTGCCAGACCGCAGGATTCGACAGATATGAATCAGATCTCTCAAAAATCAGAAAAGGCCATTTGTTTTTCTCAGTGGACAAAGATGCTGGACCTACTTGAAGCTTCTCTTATAAGATCGCGTATTCAGTATAGAAGGCTCGATGGAACAATGTCAGTTGCTGCTCGAGATAAAGCAGTGCAGGATTTCAACACTCTCCCTGAG GTTACTGTAATGATCATGTCACTCAAGGCTGCTAGTCTCGGACTTAACATGGTAGCAGCGTGTCATGTTCTAATGCTAGACTTGTGGTGGAACCCAACAACCGAGGATCAGGCTATCGATAGAGCACATCGCATAGGACAGACAAGACCAGTAACAGTGGTTCGATTCACAGTAAAAGACACAGTCGAAGATCGAATATTAGCCCTTCAG CAAAAGAAGAGAATGATGGTAGCCTCTGCATTTGGTGAAGATGAAAAGGGAAGCAGACAGTCTCATCTCACCGTGGAGGACTTGAACTATCTGTTTATGGCAGATTAA
- the LOC106337406 gene encoding glucose-induced degradation protein 8 homolog, with amino-acid sequence MATSKKVITRDEWEKKLNAVKLRKEDMNTLVMNFLVTEGFVEAADKFQRESGTKPEIDLATITDRMAVKKAVQNGNVEDAIEKVNDLNPEILDTNPELFFHLQQQRLIELIRQGKTEEALEFAQEELAPRGEENQAFLQELEKTVALLVFEDASNCPVKDLLDISHRLKTASEVNAAILTSQSHEKDPKLPSLLKMLIWAQNQLDEKAVYPHINDLSTGQLKTPSE; translated from the exons ATG GCTACTTCGAAGAAAGTGATCACACGTGACGAGTGGGAGAAGAAGCTAAACGCTGTCAAGCTCAGGAAAGAAGATATGAACACTCTCGTCATGAACTTTCTTGTCACTGAGGGTTTTGTTGAAGCTGCTGATAAGTTCCAAAGGGAATCTGGAACCAAAC CAGAGATAGATCTTGCCACCATCACAGATCGAATGGCTGTTAAAAAGGCTGTTCAAAACGGAAACGTCGAGGATGCTATTGAAAAAGTTAATGACTTGAATCCTGAG ATACTAGACACAAATCCAGAGCTCTTCTTTCATCTTCAGCAGCAAAGATTGATTGAACTTATTCGACAGGGGAAGACTGAAGAAGCCTTGGAGTTTGCTCAGGAGGAACTTGCCCCACGTGGCGAAGAAAAC CAAGCGTTTCTCCAAGAGCTGGAAAAAACTGTAGCGCTGCTTGTTTTTGAAGATGCATCTAACTGCCCTGTTAAAGATCTTCTTGACATTTCCCACCGCCTTAAGACAGCAAGTGAAGTGAACGCAGCAATTCTTACTAGCCAGAGTCATGAAAAAG ATCCAAAACTTCCAAGCTTGTTGAAGATGCTCATTTGGGCTCAGAATCAACTGGATGAGAAAGCTGTGTATCCACACATCAATGATTTGTCTACTGGCCAGCTCAAAACCCCGTCAGAATAA
- the LOC106338362 gene encoding uncharacterized protein LOC106338362, with amino-acid sequence MNRRFSAEEKGKAVAGKPSGPPRPRMRAPDFDPSELIKENLLTLVGRLTNPKEQKMSSVMPYLAKKWNLVGLASGADMGNGCFQFRFNKEEDIRCVLANRPYQYGRWMIIVQRWEPIISSSFPSQIPSGSRLEGYLSITGMKRWYATLDSNWVNSKPMR; translated from the coding sequence ATGAATCGAAGATTTTCGGCAGAAGAAAAGGGTAAAGCCGTCGCAGGCAAACCCTCAGGACCACCAAGACCCCGTATGCGCGCACCGGACTTCGACCCATCGGAACTCATCAAGGAGAACCTACTCACACTCGTTGGCCGTCTGACGAACCCAAAGGAACAGAAGATGAGCTCCGTTATGCCTTACTTGGCAAAGAAATGGAACCTAGTGGGCCTCGCCTCGGGTGCAGACATGGGGAACGGCTGTTTCCAATTTAGGTTCAACAAAGAGGAAGACATTCGGTGTGTACTAGCCAACAGACCATACCAATATGGTCGATGGATGATCATTGTTCAACGCTGGGAACCGATCATCTCATCAAGCTTCCCGTCACAAATCCCTTCTGGATCTCGCTTAGAGGGATACCTCTCCATTACTGGCATGAAAAGGTGGTACGCAACATTGGACTCGAATTGGGTGAACTCGAAACCTATGAGGTAA
- the LOC106338364 gene encoding uncharacterized protein At4g02000-like, giving the protein MVDGSKPLITEAAMDFDSGEESIISLHYENLGNHCSICYRLSHLQSHCPERPILVATRQTDTKAVGQPIRQTAPISSHSVPWNPTTATEGDNRPYQQRLDRHGKPFGDRFSTALFRPTGPKNKIAPRLPHDYDRSKENLRENDENEYSSPPYTRRRLNNHGEAERRENHSTRHHGSPTLQWRAKSPLINPTDKG; this is encoded by the coding sequence ATGGTGGACGGCTCAAAGCCATTGATAACGGAAGCAGCCATGGACTTCGATTCAGGCGAAGAAAGCATTATCTCTCTACACTATGAAAATTTGGGTAATCATTGCTCTATATGCTACCGACTCTCCCACTTACAGTCCCACTGTCCGGAGAGACCCATCCTCGTAGCTACACGCCAGACTGATACCAAGGCGGTGGGACAACCAATTCGGCAGACAGCTCCTATCTCCTCTCACTCTGTTCCTTGGAACCCAACAACAGCTACTGAGGGTGACAACAGACCTTACCAACAACGTCTGGATCGACATGGGAAGCCGTTTGGAGACAGATTCTCAACGGCATTGTTCCGTCCAACTGGGCCGAAAAACAAAATCGCTCCGAGGCTGCCACATGACTATGATCGCAGCAAGGAAAATCTTAGAGAAAATGATGAGAATGAATACTCATCTCCACCTTATACAAGACGCAGACTCAACAATCACGGTGAGGCCGAGAGGCGGGAAAACCATAGTACAAGACACCATGGCTCCCCAACTCTGCAATGGCGAGCAAAATCACCGCTGATCAACCCAACTGACAAAGGATAG